The genomic region CGCAACTACTACGCGAGCATTCCCGGTGATCTCGTCGAGGCTGCCAAGGTCGACGGCGCGGGCATCGTGAGCATCTACCGGAGGATCATCCTGCCGCTCTCGGTACCGGGCTTCGTCGTGGTGGGGATCTGGCAGTTCACCAACATCTGGAATGAGTTCCTCTTCGCCGTGACCCTCACCAGTTCACCGGCCAGCCAACCTGTCACCGTCGCCCTTCAGAACCTGGCCGGCAGCTTCGCCGCCCTCTACAACGTCCAGATGGCGGGCGCCATCATGAGCGCCCTGCCGACCCTGGCGGTCTACGTGCTGCTCAGCCGCTACTTCATCCGCGGCCTGCTGGCCGGATCGCTCAAGGGCTGAGCGTGCGCCTGATCGACGTGACCGTGCCACTCCGAGTCGGGATGCCGGCCTACCCGGGGGAGGCGGCACCCCGCTTCCACCTCCTCAAGTCCCTCGCCCGCGGCGACATCGCCGATGTGAGTGGCGTCGAGATGGCGCTCCACAGCGGCACGCACGTCGACGCGCCCAACCACTTCCTGATCGGTGCCGCGGGCGTGGACGCCCTGCCGCTCGATGTCCTCGTGGGACCCTGCCGCGTCGTCGACGTCGACGCCGACCCGCACGTCGGGGCGGCTGACCTGGCCTCCGCGCTCGGCGAGGAGCGGCCGGAGCGGATCCTTCTGCGCACCCGCAACAGTCGGTCGCGTCCCGCCTGCTGGGAGCGGCCTGCGTTCACCCCGGATTTCGCTGCGCTCGCCGTCGACGGTGCGCGCTGGCTGGTCGCGCGGGGCACCCGGCTGGTGGGCATCGACTACCTGTCGGTCGAGCCGTTCGGCGTAGCAGAGCCGGCGACGCACCTCGTCCTGCTGGCGGCGGGCGTGGTCATCGTGGAGGGCCTGGATCTCCGCGCGGTCGACGCGGGTTCGTACGAGCTTCTCTGCCTGCCGCTGCCCATGGCGAGTCGCGACGGCGCGCCCGCGCGCGTCGTGCTGCGGGCGCGTTGAAGGATCCTCGGGGCGATCAGGAGGTTCGCCGCGCCTCCCATCCGCCGCCCCGTCAGCGGGACGAACCTCGCAATGCGGGCTGGTCGTCCGCGGTTGAGCCCCGCCGCGCGTGGCCATCTGAAAGCCGGAAACGCGAGTGATGCCAGAGGCCGGCGATGCGACCACCATCGCGACCGCCCTCGCCTTCATCGCCCGGGTCGAGGCGGCCGCGGGTGCCTTCCCTGCCGTCGACTGGAGCTCATGACCGCTGGCGACGTTGGGGATCGCTGGCACCCCGGTCCGGGTGGCGATCCAACGGTGCGACGATCAAGACAAGACGACGACGCGCATCCTCACCTGCGTTCCGTGGGGTTCATGAGTACAGCCAGTTCAAGCGCAGTCCTCGCCCCGTCGAGATCACCGGCAGCCCGGACCAGACCCCGGCTGACCGTTCACGATCTGCTCATCGTGCTCGGGCCGTGCGCCGCCATGCTCCGCGTGGAGCCGGGGTCGATTGTGCCGCTGGCCGTCATCGACGGTCAGGTTTGTTCGAGGCAGGTGCGACGGCAGCGAGCCCGGCACGAAAGGCCGCCGCACCACCGTTCGCAGGGTGGCGGACGGCGGCGAGACGCGGTAGGGCCTGGGCAGCATGACGACCGACAGCGACGACCAGAGCCGGCTGAAGGATCGACATGAGGCGGACAAGGAAGGGTCGCCCGGCCGCGAGCTCGTCCCTCGTCGGGGTCCGGTTCGACAAGGGAGTCGATCCGACGGGATGCGTCGGGCACACGTTCCACAGGATGGTCTCGTCCTCGAGGTCGAGCTCGGCGAGGATGCGATGGACGATCGACGCCGAGTGCTCGACGTGGCCACGTCGATCAAGGCTCGACCAGCGCTCCTGCGGGAGCGATCGTTCGGACGTGAAGGCCACCCCAGAGAAGCGACAGCCCGCGTATCCGGCTGCCTCCCCGACCAGCAGGAGCGCCGGGTGCGGGCGAGCTCGAAGGTGACCTGCCAGATTCGCGAGCCGGATCGCTGGCGCACCTGGTCGGTCGAGGGCTGGGTCGGCGTCGCGATACGGATTGAACGTCGTTCCGATCTGAGCTCGGGCCAGATCGTCGAGCAAGCGATCGAGAGCGTCCATCGCCTCATAGTAGCCCTGCGCTCGCCGGAGGAGCGCCTGAGCTTCCTTTCGGAGACCCCTACCCGGGGCCACGCTCCACACGAGGCTC from Chloroflexota bacterium harbors:
- a CDS encoding uracil-DNA glycosylase, with translation MDALDRLLDDLARAQIGTTFNPYRDADPALDRPGAPAIRLANLAGHLRARPHPALLLVGEAAGYAGCRFSGVAFTSERSLPQERWSSLDRRGHVEHSASIVHRILAELDLEDETILWNVCPTHPVGSTPLSNRTPTRDELAAGRPFLVRLMSILQPALVVAVGRHAAQALPRLAAVRHPANGGAAAFRAGLAAVAPASNKPDRR
- a CDS encoding cyclase family protein, translated to MRLIDVTVPLRVGMPAYPGEAAPRFHLLKSLARGDIADVSGVEMALHSGTHVDAPNHFLIGAAGVDALPLDVLVGPCRVVDVDADPHVGAADLASALGEERPERILLRTRNSRSRPACWERPAFTPDFAALAVDGARWLVARGTRLVGIDYLSVEPFGVAEPATHLVLLAAGVVIVEGLDLRAVDAGSYELLCLPLPMASRDGAPARVVLRAR